In Mucilaginibacter inviolabilis, the DNA window CAATATCCTTACGCTCGCGTTCCGATTGCAGGATACGTTTCAGCAGAGCATCGGCAGCAGCGGGATTTTTATGCAGATAATTATCCAGTTCCTTTTTCAGGAAATCATTGATAAATCCACGTACCGATGGTCCTTCCGGACCAATATTTTGCGAGCCCAGCTTGGTTTTGGTTTGCGATTCAAATACCGGCTCCTGTACTTTGATGGCGATAGCTGCCACAATGGATGCCCGGATATCAGACGCGTCAAATTCTTTTTTGTAAAACTCGCGCACGGTTTTTACAACGGCCTCCCGAAAAGCAGCCTGGTGCGTACCGCCCTGGGTTGTATTTTGTCCGTTCACAAAGGAGTAATATTCTTCGCCGTAGGCCTGGCCGTGGGTCATGGCTATCTCAATGTCTTCGCCTTTGAGGTGAATGATGGGATAGCGCAGGGTTTCCACATCAGTATTGCGGGTAAGCAGATCATACAGTCCGCGTTCTGAAAAATATTTCTGTCCGTTAAAGTTCAATGTCAGGCCCGAGTTCAGGAACACATAGTTCCAGATCATGCTTTCCACAAACTCCGGGATAAAACGGTAATGGCGAAAGATGGTATCGTCGGGTGTAAAATTAATGGCAGTACCGTTACGTTGGGTGGTTTCTTTTTCGGCCTCATCCCGTATCAGTTCGCCTTTAGCAAACTCGGCCAGTTTGGTACGACCGTCGCGGTATGATTGCACCACAAATACGTTAGATAAGGCATTAACCGCCTTGGTACCCACACCATTTAAGCCTACCGATTTCTGGAAGGCCTTGCTATCATATTTACCGCCGGTATTGATCTTGGAAACGCAATCAATCACTTTACCTAAGGGTATGCCGCGGCCATAATCGCGTACGGATACTTTATGATCGCTCATGTTTACCTCAATGGTTTTGCCCGATCCCATCACAAACTCATCTATCGAGTTATCGATAATTTCTTTGAGTAATACGTACACCCCATCGTCATAAGCCGAGCCATCGCCCAGTTTACCAATGTACATACCAGGGCGTAAACGGATGTGTTCTTTCCAATCCAGCGAGCGGATACTATCTTCACTATAATTAACTGCGTCTGCCATTTATAAAGTATCTTTTTTTAACCAGGGCAAAAAATGCACCTAACTGCAAAAATATAGTTTAAGTACCGAACTTGGGGTTCAAAACTGTCAACTTATTAACATTTGTGGTAGAGAGGTTACTCGCGCGGCAGAAGATTTCTCCTCGTACTTCGTTCGAAACGACAATACGCCCCTCCTTTACGATTTAAACTTCAGACAGTTGCCGGCCTTGTCGATGTTTTTAAAAAACTCGGGATCTTTTTCATTGGTAAAGCATACCATCATGATAGTGCCTGTATGGTTGCGCTGCAGGGTAATGAGCAGGGCATATTTATAATGCTTGGTAGAGGGTAGATCGAGCAGGTTAAGCAGGTATGATTTACCGGCATCGGCATTATAACGCTCCAGTACATTTTGCGGCATGTTGCGTATAAAATAATTATTATCGCCGGTAAAGGCTATAGCATGGGCTTTGCCCATTTCCACATATAATGAATCGGGGTTGGCCACCTGACGGCCTTTATCGTTCTGCGCCCGTTCGTAACTGGCCCAGTTTTCTTTTTGAGATTTTACCTGGAACCATACTTCAAAATCTTTCCCGGGCATTTCCATCGCATAATCAAAAGAAAAATCCTCGTTGTTGGTAGCCGGAATTTCTTTAAAGCCTTTGGGGAATGTAAACGTAGCGCTGGCTTGTGCCAAAAGCTGTAAAAACTCCTTAAGCTGTTCACTTCCCTGTACTACCGGCTGAACCTGCCCGGGTATGGGTTTCTTTTTAACCTTAGATTTAGCATGCTGATGGCTTACCTGTGCCCAGCCATTTGTAACAAAAAACAAAAGCCCAAGCTGTAGTAATATGTGCTTATTCTTTTTCACAATGGCTTTCATTTTCTGGGAAGGTCCAAATTGTTTTAAGGTATTGTTATAAATATATAAATACAAATCAAAACTAATTAAAAATTTAAAGAAATGAACAACTTGCTAAAGCCTTTTAGTTTTCTGATATAACCTGCTGTACCAAACGCATTTCTGACATTTTTATTGAATAAAGCATAAAATATTATTCATTAAAGTTGTTTATTATTACGGTATCAATGCTTGTTCATAAATTACCTTAGATACAACAGGGATATTTATGTTACCAAACCATACGATGTATTTAAATTATTTAAATAATACTCAACAAACATGAAGTACGAAGATATTCCATTAATTAATAACGAAGCCATTCATCACTTTGAACTTACGGTTGACGGCACCACTTCTTATATTGATTATAAGCTAAGAGGTGATGTAGTTTACCTGATCCATACAGAAGTACCCGAGGAAATGGAAGGCCAGGGCATTGCCGCGGCCCTGGTAGAGAAAGCCTTTGTATACATGGAGCAGCATAACCTGAAAATGGTACCCCTATGCGCCTATATACAAGCCTACCTGAAACGCCACCCCGAATGGACCAGGTTAAGAGCAGTATTTGAATAGGTAATTAGTGATTTAGTGAATGACTGAATTAGTGAATTATATCAATGAGCGAATTAACTGATTTAAAGAATTAGCATCTCATTTAAAAAAATAAAAAGTCACTAATTCAACCATTGAAGAATTCATCCCTCACTCATTCACTAATTCAATAATTAATAAGGTGATGCGCTTACGGCCGACCAGCCGCCATCAACTACAATATTTTGCCCGGTGATCTGGGTGGCCTGCGGCGATACCAAAAATAGTACGGCATTGGCTACATCCTGCACCGTACCTGGTCTGCCCATAGGGGTAATGCGCGACCAGGTGTCCTTATAACTGGCATCTTCCATGGTGCGTTCGGTTAAGGTAGCGCCAGGGGCTACCGTATTTACGGTAATGTGGTATGGTGATAGCTCTACTACCAGACTTTTTGCCAGCATCTCGAGTCCGGCTTTGGTCATGCCATAAGCCGCCAGATCCTGATGCGCCTGGTGCCCTGTTACTGATGACATAAACAGGATGCTGCCTCCGCTTTTTTGTTTGATAATTTGCCTGGCGGTACGCTGTGCCAGGAAGAAGCTTCCCTGCAGATTAAGGTTCATCACACTTTGCAGAGATTGTACGGGATAATCCAGGAAACTGCCAAACAGGGTAATGCCCGCGTTGGCTATGGCGATGGTGAGTTTGCCAAATTGTTGTACCGCGGTATCAACCATTTGCTGTATAAAGTTAATATCAGCAGCATCGCCGGCCAGGTCGATGCAGTTACCACCGAGCTTGTTAATAGCTTCGGCAGCGTTAGCAGCCAACTGCGGACTTACATCGTTAACCAATACTGCCGCGCCTTGCAGGGATATTTGCTTGGCAATTTCAAAGCCAATACCCTGTCCTGCCCCCGTTACAATAGCTACCTGCCCGGTAAAATTATTTGCTGTCATATTTTTGATTTATTTATTAATATGCCCACTTTATTTCACTTGTCATGCTGAACGGAGTGAAGCATCTATTGTAAATCTTGCAAATTCAATAGCAGATTCTTCGTTCCTCAGAATGACAAAATCGATAGGGCTTTACTCCTAATGCGAGTCGCGCACAACCTCGCTGCCAGAGCCGCCTTTTAAAAAGTCAAAATCGGCGCCGAGGTGCGCTTGCTCTACATGCGTTTGATAGAGATGTACATAACCGCGTTTGGCTATATTGGTGTGCAATACCAATCGCTCTTTACGGGCCGCAATTTCCTGGTCGCTCACATCGAGGTGTAAGGTACCCGCGTAAACATCCAGGCTGATAATATCGCCATCCTGTACAACAGCCAGCGTACCACCTACAGCCGCTTCGGGCGATACATGCAGTACCACGGTGCCGAAACCCGTACCGCTCATACGCCCATCGGATATGCGCACCATATCCCGCACACCTTTATCCAGCAATTTCTTAGGGATGGCCATATTGCCTACCTCGGGCATCCCAGGATAACCTTTGGGACCTACATTTTTAAGCACCAGCACATTGGTTTCGTCCACCTCGAGATTAGGATCGTTGATCTTGTTCTTATAGTCTTCAATATCTTCAAATACGATGGCTCTGCCTGTATGGATCATCAGTTCGGTACTTGCAGCC includes these proteins:
- a CDS encoding DNA topoisomerase IV subunit B; its protein translation is MADAVNYSEDSIRSLDWKEHIRLRPGMYIGKLGDGSAYDDGVYVLLKEIIDNSIDEFVMGSGKTIEVNMSDHKVSVRDYGRGIPLGKVIDCVSKINTGGKYDSKAFQKSVGLNGVGTKAVNALSNVFVVQSYRDGRTKLAEFAKGELIRDEAEKETTQRNGTAINFTPDDTIFRHYRFIPEFVESMIWNYVFLNSGLTLNFNGQKYFSERGLYDLLTRNTDVETLRYPIIHLKGEDIEIAMTHGQAYGEEYYSFVNGQNTTQGGTHQAAFREAVVKTVREFYKKEFDASDIRASIVAAIAIKVQEPVFESQTKTKLGSQNIGPEGPSVRGFINDFLKKELDNYLHKNPAAADALLKRILQSERERKDIAGIKKLANERAKKASLHNRKLRDCKLHFEDTHERRQDTTLFITEGDSASGSITKSRDVQTQAVFSLKGKPLNCYGLTKKVVYENEEFNLLQHALNIEDGIDGLRYNNIVIATDADVDGMHIRLLLMTFFLQFFPDLVKAGHVSILQTPLFRVRNKKETIYCYSDEERRNAIAKLGNKPEITRFKGLGEISPEEFGLFIGKDIRLDPVILKDANIKGLLEYFMGKNTPTRQLHIVNNLRVEKDDESINPLIAEDAESLALPVAV
- a CDS encoding GNAT family N-acetyltransferase — protein: MKYEDIPLINNEAIHHFELTVDGTTSYIDYKLRGDVVYLIHTEVPEEMEGQGIAAALVEKAFVYMEQHNLKMVPLCAYIQAYLKRHPEWTRLRAVFE
- a CDS encoding SDR family NAD(P)-dependent oxidoreductase, which translates into the protein MTANNFTGQVAIVTGAGQGIGFEIAKQISLQGAAVLVNDVSPQLAANAAEAINKLGGNCIDLAGDAADINFIQQMVDTAVQQFGKLTIAIANAGITLFGSFLDYPVQSLQSVMNLNLQGSFFLAQRTARQIIKQKSGGSILFMSSVTGHQAHQDLAAYGMTKAGLEMLAKSLVVELSPYHITVNTVAPGATLTERTMEDASYKDTWSRITPMGRPGTVQDVANAVLFLVSPQATQITGQNIVVDGGWSAVSASPY